In Pseudobdellovibrio exovorus JSS, the genomic stretch GCAGTGCTGCTGCTCGGCGTGTAGAGGCGCTGACACGAATTGATTCTTTGCAGTCGGAAATCAATGCGAAGAATCCAGACGGTCAAGCCAGAACCGAGGCTGTGTTTAATGTGCTGAAAGCGGGTATTGAAGGTAATCCTGATTTCCTAGCGATTGAAGGAGCTACGGCTTATCACCGTACAGCTTTCGAGTCGAAAAGTGGTTTCCAAACGACGATTGATCGGGATCAGGGCGTCTACATGGGTAATATGTATGCGAGTAGTTCACTGAAAACTCCTGTTGAGACCATACGCCAAAATCAAATGATTGCGACAACAGCCGCAGACGCTCGACATGTAGAACTAAAAGTTCCAGTGACGTCCATCGAAAACACTGTGGGAATACAATTTCATGACCCACGATCAGCACCACAGCCACAAAGAGCTGAAAGTGATGCTTCTATCGTCAGTGCCGTAGGTATTTATAGCCGCTATGTGCGCAACAACGATCACTCAGGTAAATTCAATTACATTATGAAATATGGTGAGGATTGAAAAAAAATATCCAATTTCATTTTATTAATACCTTAAAGCAGACTTTGGATGAAGTTTTGCAAAAAGGTTATCATGCGGACCGCATGATTGATAAATATGTGCGTGCTAATAAGTGGTCGCGCGAGGAAAGACAGCTCTTTGCGGATTCAATTTATTATATCTTAAGACATAAGCGACTTTTAGAATTCCTTGCTGGCAGTGAAGATTTACTAAAGGTGATCGCTGTTTATTTTATTCAAAAATCTTATAAATTACCTCCACGGCCCGAGTTTGTAGGTATCAGTGAGGGCAGTATCAACAACAATCTTCAGAAAGAAAAACCACGGGCCATTGAGTGCTCTCTGCCAGATTGGTTAGATCAGTTAGGACAAAAAGAGTTTGGCGAACGCTGGCTGAGTTTAGCAAAAGCTCTGACAGATGAACCACGACTGTACATTCGAGCGAATACATTAAAGACAGACCGAAGATCCTTGCAACAGCGTCTGAAAAAAGAAGGCATTGCTACGGAAGAAAAAGTATCTTTAGAGATCGAAGTTCCACAGGCTCTAGAAGTTAAAGAACGTAAAAATATATTTATCACTGACAGCTATCGTGAAGGGCAGTTTGAAGTTCAAGATATTGGGTCACAGTTTATTGCTCCATTACTTGAGGTGCAGGCAGGGATGAATGTGATTGATGCTTGCGCTGGAAGTGGCGGCAAAACTCTGCATATAGCGGCCTTAATGCAAAATAAAGGCAGTGTTCTAGCGATGGATATCATGGGATATAAACTTAAGGACTTACAGGCGCGCGCTGACAAAGCTGGTTGTCAGATTTTAAAGACACAATTAATTGATTCCCCAAAGGTGATTCAAAAACTCAAAAATACAGCGGACCGTGTTTTGTTAGATGTTCCATGCAGTGGTTTAGGTGTGCTCAAACGCAATCCAGACAGTAAATGGAAGATGAATCTAGAGCAAGTAGATGAGCTAGTTCAAACCCAAAGAAAAATTCTAGTGGACTACACTGAAATGTGTAAACCGAATGGCCTCGTGGTGTATTCCACCTGCAGTCTTTTGCATCGTGAAAATGAAGAACAAATCCAATGGTTTCTAAACAAGACCTCTAAGTGGAAGTTGTTGAATCAGTACCGCGTATGGCCTGACACCAATGTCAGTGATGGCTTTTATGCGGCTGTTTTAAAGAAATTGTGACGGCAGTTTCGACTTATAATGAAAGAGTAGAGCGTGGTAAAGGTAAATGCCAAGGTAAATGCAAATGGGTAAAAATTTATTAGTATTTCTAATTATTATTGTGAATACTGTTTTTACTTTAGCGGCCACAGCTAAAGTTGAAAACTATCAGCCTGTCTTTCTTGATTGTAGTCGTTCTGATGCACAAGCATTTGCGGTAGCTATTCGCCAATTTCAGCAGAATGGTGTGGCGATGAGTTTGGTTGTAGAAGCTAATTCTTTGAAAACTAAAATAGCAAGACAGCAGGATTTAAGTTGTAAGCAGATTAACCGCGAAAGCTTTGCGCGGACGTATTACTCGCAGGTTTTACAGCAGGCGGCTGCCAACAAAGCGCAAATGGCCAATGCTGGTGTTCGACGAGTTAATCGTGAACAAGTGGCACTGACAGTGGATATGTGCCCTTCAAGTAAAGCTTATGAAAGTCGTTTTTATGATTGGGCTGAGTCCGCTAAAGCCGCGTTAGGTGTGGCCTTAACGGCAGCGTGGGGAATGCGTCATCCCAGTGAGCTCGCCCGCTTAAAAGAAATGTCGAAAACAACAAATGATATTACATGGATTAATCACAGTTATTACCATCGCTATCGTGCTGGAGTGGCGAATGCACAAAATTTTCTATTAATGGATGGCACGAATATCGATGCAGAAGTTCTTGGAAATGAAGTTTTTATGATTGAAAATGGAATTGTCCCTTCGGTGTATTTTCGCTTCCCTGGTCTGATCTCTTCAGATGGAATTATCACTAAAATTCTAGGCTGGGGATTGATTCCCTTGGGGTCCGATGCATGGTTAGCTAAGGGTGAAGCTCCAAAGGCTGGAAGTATTATTCTAATTCATGGAAATGGGAATGAACCCACAGGTATCACGGCTTTCTTTCGCCATTTAAATCAAATTTTAAGATTCGGTATCGGGTCTCTTTAAAAAGCTCTTTTTAAGGTTCTTCGGCCAGCTTGCTATTTTGTGTGTAGATAGTTCTGCTGGCTTGTAGATGTCCATCGCCTTGATCGGTGATTAAAAGAACTTCTTTTCCGCTCAAATCACCAACTGCCATTTCGGGTGAATAGATAGTTTGTTCAGGAAAGTACCATTGAACTGTGTAAAAGAATCCATATCCCTCGGGAGTATCATTTTGTACGACAATAGGAAGTTTTTTAAAGTCCGGTTGTTGCCGCTCAGATTCGGTTTTAATGGCGGTCCAAATATCAGGATTTTTTTGAACTCCCGAGACAAACCACATCCAATATCCTAAAGAAAGAGCGAAGCCGAAAAGAGCAAGTTGGTGAGCAAATTTGAAGTTAAGACTTTTCCAGATTTTATAAATAGCTTCAGCTACAGGAAGAGCTCCGAATAACAGCACTCCAGTTAGGTGTTGCGAGCTATCCTTCTTAATTAACCAAAAAGCTAACAGATTAAAGAAAATGTAAAATACAAAGTACAAAGTTAACGGCGAGATATTTCGTTTGAGGGACTCTGTAAACGATTTATGTGAGTGAAGTTGGTATGCTGAAAGTACCAGAGCTGAACTCAGGAAAAGAATTTCAAATAGGTAGACTTCGATAAACGTGGTAAGAATACCGAAGCTCCAGACAAACTGCAGATTCTCTTGGTTGAAAAATCTTTGTGTAAATTGTCGGCTCCAATAGGTGCTGATCCATTGTCCATTCCAAATAGTCAGATCGTATCCAACCCAAATGCTAATAGGCAGAATTAGGCCTAAACTGAAGACGGCGATCTGTTTAAAATAATCTACTGTAGATGAAGACTTTGAAGAAAAATTTTGTAGCGAAACTAGCAGGGCAAGGGCTGCAAGGTGGGGTAGAATTTCAAGCCCCTTGGTTAGAAAGGCAAGTCCAAGTAAGATACCTGACCAGAAAGCCTGTCGATAAAAGATCCATACAGTGACAGAAAGAAAAGCTAAAAGTTGAGCGAGAGGATCCAGCGAAGGTTGGGCCACTTGCATGATATAGGTGGCATTAATAACCAGTACATATCCTGCAAGTAAACCAATAGCATGTCGATCTTGTGAGGTGTTGAAATGGAGGTAAGAGAAATTATTTTTTCGGCTGACCACGTAGACGGCCAAGATCGAAAAAGCAGCGATTGCAAAGTTTGGAATTTTTAAAACAATATCAGAGTAGCCAAGTACAGAAGTAAATAAGCTACTGAAGTAGAAAAAGAGATAGGGGTGTTCTGCAAACACACGAGTTCGATCCCAGCTAGGAAGTTGCCCTGCTAAAAATCCGG encodes the following:
- a CDS encoding RsmB/NOP family class I SAM-dependent RNA methyltransferase; this translates as MKKNIQFHFINTLKQTLDEVLQKGYHADRMIDKYVRANKWSREERQLFADSIYYILRHKRLLEFLAGSEDLLKVIAVYFIQKSYKLPPRPEFVGISEGSINNNLQKEKPRAIECSLPDWLDQLGQKEFGERWLSLAKALTDEPRLYIRANTLKTDRRSLQQRLKKEGIATEEKVSLEIEVPQALEVKERKNIFITDSYREGQFEVQDIGSQFIAPLLEVQAGMNVIDACAGSGGKTLHIAALMQNKGSVLAMDIMGYKLKDLQARADKAGCQILKTQLIDSPKVIQKLKNTADRVLLDVPCSGLGVLKRNPDSKWKMNLEQVDELVQTQRKILVDYTEMCKPNGLVVYSTCSLLHRENEEQIQWFLNKTSKWKLLNQYRVWPDTNVSDGFYAAVLKKL
- a CDS encoding ArnT family glycosyltransferase, with amino-acid sequence MKQTAAIFTPTNLFYTLLAAGTFFMILTAQVFWSAIHGDGAVYSWIVREISEAGFLAGQLPSWDRTRVFAEHPYLFFYFSSLFTSVLGYSDIVLKIPNFAIAAFSILAVYVVSRKNNFSYLHFNTSQDRHAIGLLAGYVLVINATYIMQVAQPSLDPLAQLLAFLSVTVWIFYRQAFWSGILLGLAFLTKGLEILPHLAALALLVSLQNFSSKSSSTVDYFKQIAVFSLGLILPISIWVGYDLTIWNGQWISTYWSRQFTQRFFNQENLQFVWSFGILTTFIEVYLFEILFLSSALVLSAYQLHSHKSFTESLKRNISPLTLYFVFYIFFNLLAFWLIKKDSSQHLTGVLLFGALPVAEAIYKIWKSLNFKFAHQLALFGFALSLGYWMWFVSGVQKNPDIWTAIKTESERQQPDFKKLPIVVQNDTPEGYGFFYTVQWYFPEQTIYSPEMAVGDLSGKEVLLITDQGDGHLQASRTIYTQNSKLAEEP